The following coding sequences lie in one Erwinia amylovora genomic window:
- a CDS encoding DMT family transporter, translated as MALRHFLLILLVVSIWAFNNIAIKWGLLDLPPLLLITLRFVVVALILVPFTRVTRQQIPYLAALGVTFGFLHFALLFVGLNYTDAGTAAVIVQLGTPIAMLLAMVVLKEKLRLVQLLGIAVSLSGVVVLSGSPTIPGWGVLLLLLLSACGWATSNLIVKISPSIPPLTLTAWLSLFAIPLVGCASWLNESHQLTLLMHASWRGWFAIFFSAIASSVVAYSLWYSLLNHYNVNLIMPYSLLTPVLAVLMGVFVLGDSMNLFKVAGSLLVIAGTAIAVINLRNLNMHARLRRR; from the coding sequence GTGGCTTTGCGTCATTTCTTACTGATTTTATTGGTGGTGTCCATCTGGGCATTCAATAACATTGCGATTAAATGGGGGCTGCTCGACCTGCCGCCCCTGCTACTGATCACCCTGCGCTTTGTGGTTGTAGCACTTATTCTGGTGCCCTTTACCCGCGTGACCCGTCAGCAGATCCCTTACCTGGCAGCCCTGGGGGTCACCTTTGGCTTTTTGCACTTCGCCCTGCTGTTTGTTGGCCTGAACTATACCGATGCCGGCACGGCAGCCGTCATTGTGCAACTGGGCACGCCGATTGCCATGCTGCTGGCGATGGTGGTGCTGAAAGAAAAACTGCGGCTGGTACAACTGCTGGGCATTGCGGTCTCACTGAGCGGCGTAGTGGTGCTGTCAGGCAGCCCGACCATTCCAGGTTGGGGAGTGCTGCTGCTGCTGTTACTTAGCGCCTGCGGCTGGGCGACCAGCAACTTGATTGTGAAAATCTCACCGTCGATCCCGCCGCTCACCCTGACCGCCTGGCTCTCTCTGTTTGCTATTCCGCTGGTAGGATGCGCCTCGTGGCTGAACGAATCACACCAGCTTACGCTACTGATGCACGCTTCGTGGCGTGGCTGGTTTGCCATTTTTTTCAGCGCCATCGCCTCGTCCGTAGTCGCCTATTCACTGTGGTACAGCCTGCTGAACCACTATAACGTCAATCTGATCATGCCCTATTCGCTGTTAACCCCGGTGCTGGCGGTGCTGATGGGTGTTTTTGTATTAGGTGACAGCATGAACCTTTTCAAAGTTGCTGGTTCACTGCTGGTCATTGCCGGCACGGCAATTGCGGTGATCAATTTACGCAATCTAAACATGCACGCGCGCCTCCGCCGCCGTTGA
- a CDS encoding TorD/DmsD family molecular chaperone gives MNEFSIICRLLGSLYNRPPQDALLAPLFTLLREGKLQQHWPLEQDELLTRLQQNCDPQRLAADYQALFVGSECKVPPYGSQWENGPREAEVRAFLNQRGMPLTDAPTDHIGALLLASSWLEDQSEADESQAQITLFDNYLLPWAGAFLGKVEAHAATDFYRTLAAISREAIQAMRDELADDVADAEDI, from the coding sequence ATGAATGAGTTTTCCATCATCTGCCGTCTGCTTGGCTCGCTGTATAACCGTCCGCCGCAGGACGCGTTGCTGGCCCCACTGTTCACGCTGCTGCGTGAAGGCAAGCTCCAGCAGCACTGGCCGCTGGAGCAGGACGAACTGTTAACCCGCCTGCAACAAAACTGCGATCCTCAGCGACTGGCAGCCGATTACCAGGCGCTGTTTGTTGGCAGCGAATGCAAGGTACCGCCATACGGTTCGCAATGGGAAAATGGCCCACGGGAAGCCGAGGTGCGCGCCTTTCTGAATCAGCGCGGGATGCCGCTGACTGATGCGCCGACCGACCATATCGGCGCGCTGCTGCTGGCCTCCTCATGGCTTGAAGACCAGTCAGAAGCCGACGAGTCTCAGGCTCAGATCACGCTGTTTGACAACTATCTGCTCCCCTGGGCAGGCGCGTTTCTGGGTAAGGTGGAAGCGCATGCCGCCACCGACTTCTACCGCACGCTGGCGGCCATTAGCCGTGAAGCGATTCAGGCAATGCGCGACGAGCTGGCAGACGACGTTGCTGACGCAGAGGATATCTGA
- the efeO gene encoding iron uptake system protein EfeO yields the protein MTRQFRRQALNVTMLAVLTSSTAALAADIPQVKVSVNDRQCEPMTLTVAAGKTQFIIKNNSQKGLEWEILKGVMVVEERENIAPGFTQKMTANLEPGEYDMTCGLLSNPKGKLIVKAGDSHQANDGKPDLLQLVGPIANYKLYVTQEVAQLVAATKAFTDAVKAGDVNKAKALYAPTRQHYERIEPIAELFSDLDGAIDAREDDFEKKAEDPAFTGFHRLEKVLFADNTTKGMDKFADQLYKNVLDLQTRINELAFPPGKVVGGAAGLIEEIAASKISGEEDRYSRTDLWDFKANIDGAQKIVNLLRPLVEKADPQLLAKVDGNFNKVDTILTRYRTKEGYESYDKLTDADRNALKGPITALAEDLSMLRGTLGLD from the coding sequence ATGACCAGACAATTTCGCCGTCAGGCACTGAATGTGACAATGCTGGCGGTTCTGACCTCATCCACCGCTGCGCTGGCTGCGGATATCCCTCAGGTTAAAGTCAGTGTGAACGACCGACAGTGCGAGCCAATGACGCTGACGGTTGCTGCCGGTAAAACCCAGTTCATCATCAAAAATAACAGCCAGAAAGGACTTGAGTGGGAGATCCTCAAAGGGGTGATGGTGGTGGAAGAGCGCGAAAATATCGCGCCAGGCTTTACGCAGAAGATGACGGCTAACCTGGAGCCGGGGGAATATGACATGACCTGTGGTCTGTTAAGCAACCCGAAGGGCAAGCTGATTGTTAAAGCTGGCGACAGTCATCAGGCCAATGACGGCAAGCCGGACCTGCTGCAGCTGGTGGGGCCGATAGCGAATTACAAGCTGTATGTTACCCAGGAAGTTGCACAGCTGGTGGCCGCGACGAAAGCGTTTACCGACGCGGTGAAAGCAGGGGATGTCAACAAGGCGAAGGCGCTGTATGCGCCGACCCGTCAGCATTATGAGCGCATTGAGCCTATCGCCGAACTGTTTTCCGATCTGGATGGCGCCATTGACGCGCGTGAGGATGACTTCGAGAAAAAAGCAGAAGACCCGGCCTTTACCGGCTTCCATCGACTGGAAAAAGTGCTGTTTGCAGATAACACCACTAAAGGTATGGATAAGTTTGCCGACCAGCTGTACAAAAACGTGCTGGATCTGCAAACCCGTATTAACGAGTTGGCTTTCCCGCCGGGTAAAGTCGTGGGAGGCGCTGCCGGCCTGATCGAAGAGATCGCCGCCAGCAAGATTTCAGGTGAGGAAGACCGCTACAGCCGCACCGACCTGTGGGATTTCAAGGCCAACATTGACGGCGCGCAGAAAATTGTCAACCTGCTGCGCCCGCTGGTAGAAAAAGCCGACCCACAACTGTTGGCGAAAGTGGACGGTAACTTCAACAAGGTCGATACCATTTTGACCAGGTACCGCACCAAAGAAGGCTATGAATCGTACGATAAGTTAACCGATGCCGATCGCAATGCATTGAAAGGCCCGATTACCGCGCTGGCCGAGGATCTTTCAATGCTGCGCGGCACCCTGGGTTTGGATTAA
- a CDS encoding aldehyde dehydrogenase family protein — translation MRYARPGSNDSLIILKPKYGNYINGEFVAPVNGAYFTNISPVNGSAIGEFPRSDKDDVEKALDAAHAAADAWGKTPVQARSLALLKIADRMEQNLQRLAVNESWDNGKPVRETLAADLPLAVDHFRYFAGCLRAQEGAAAEIDEFTAAYHFHEPLGVVAQIIPWNFPLLMAAWKLAPALAAGNCVVLKPAEQTPLSITLFAELVADLLPKGVLNVIHGFGREAGEALAASPRIAKVAFTGSTTTGGHVLELAAKNLIPSTVELGGKSPNIFFADVMQAEPSFIEKAAEGVVLGFLNQGEVCTCPSRALVQESIYQPFMAAVLERIKTIKRGDPLDTDTMVGAQASQQQFDKILAYLEIARHEGAQVLTGGEVEKLSGDLSAGYYIQPTLLKGNNRMRVFQEEIFGPVVGVTTFKDEAEAIALANDSIYGLGAGVWTRDINRAYRVGRAIKAGRVWINCYHLYPAHAAFGGYKKSGIGRETHKMMLGHYQQTKNLLVSYSVQPLGFF, via the coding sequence ATGCGCTATGCCCGTCCAGGCAGTAACGATTCACTGATTATCCTCAAGCCAAAATATGGCAATTACATCAACGGGGAATTTGTTGCACCGGTTAACGGGGCCTATTTTACCAACATCTCGCCGGTAAATGGTTCGGCAATCGGTGAGTTCCCGCGTTCGGACAAAGATGATGTTGAGAAAGCGCTGGATGCCGCCCACGCTGCTGCCGACGCCTGGGGCAAAACCCCGGTGCAGGCGCGCTCGCTGGCGCTGCTGAAAATTGCCGACCGCATGGAACAAAATCTGCAACGGCTGGCGGTGAATGAAAGTTGGGACAATGGCAAGCCGGTGCGTGAAACCCTCGCCGCTGATTTGCCGCTTGCCGTAGATCATTTCCGTTATTTCGCCGGCTGCTTGCGCGCTCAGGAAGGCGCGGCTGCAGAGATCGATGAGTTCACCGCTGCCTACCACTTCCACGAGCCGCTGGGCGTGGTGGCGCAAATTATACCGTGGAACTTCCCGTTGCTGATGGCGGCATGGAAACTGGCACCGGCGCTGGCGGCCGGGAACTGCGTGGTGCTGAAACCGGCTGAACAGACGCCGCTGTCGATTACGCTGTTTGCTGAACTTGTCGCCGACCTGTTGCCAAAAGGCGTGCTGAACGTCATCCACGGTTTCGGGCGCGAAGCGGGAGAAGCGCTGGCTGCCAGCCCGCGTATCGCTAAAGTTGCCTTTACCGGCTCAACCACCACCGGCGGGCATGTTCTTGAACTGGCTGCAAAAAACCTGATCCCGTCTACCGTTGAGCTGGGGGGTAAATCACCGAACATCTTCTTCGCCGACGTTATGCAGGCCGAGCCATCCTTTATCGAAAAGGCAGCGGAGGGCGTTGTGCTGGGCTTCCTTAATCAGGGGGAAGTCTGTACCTGTCCCTCGCGCGCGCTGGTACAGGAGTCGATCTATCAGCCTTTTATGGCGGCGGTGCTGGAACGCATAAAAACCATCAAGCGCGGCGATCCGTTGGATACCGATACCATGGTCGGGGCGCAGGCTTCGCAGCAGCAGTTTGACAAAATCCTTGCCTATCTGGAGATCGCCCGACATGAGGGCGCGCAGGTGCTGACGGGGGGCGAAGTCGAAAAACTGTCGGGGGATTTATCCGCCGGTTATTACATCCAGCCTACCTTACTGAAGGGCAACAACCGCATGCGCGTGTTTCAGGAGGAGATATTCGGGCCGGTAGTGGGGGTAACCACCTTTAAAGATGAAGCGGAAGCAATTGCGCTGGCTAACGACTCGATCTATGGCCTGGGAGCGGGCGTCTGGACGCGCGATATCAACCGGGCGTACCGCGTCGGGCGGGCAATAAAAGCCGGGCGCGTCTGGATAAACTGTTACCACCTTTATCCGGCACATGCGGCGTTTGGTGGCTATAAAAAATCCGGCATCGGGCGTGAAACCCATAAAATGATGCTCGGTCACTATCAGCAGACCAAAAATCTGCTGGTCAGCTACAGCGTACAGCCGCTTGGTTTCTTCTGA
- the phoH gene encoding phosphate starvation-inducible protein PhoH has product MGRQKAVIKARREAKRVLRSDSRSHRQREEESVTSLVQMGGLDSIGMARDSRDHSPIEARNEAQAHYLTAIESKKLIFATGEAGCGKTWISAAKAAEALIHKDVDRIIVTRPVLQADEDLGFLPGDISEKFAPYFRPVYDVLVKRLGSSFMQYCLRPEIGKVEIAPFAYMRGRTFENAVVILDEAQNVTAAQMKMFLTRLGENVTVIVNGDITQCDLPAHVQSGLSDALARFSEDDMVGVVRFTQRDCVRSELCQHALLAYG; this is encoded by the coding sequence ATGGGAAGACAGAAAGCAGTGATCAAAGCGCGTCGTGAAGCAAAACGTGTGCTTCGTAGCGATTCACGCAGTCACCGTCAGCGTGAAGAAGAATCGGTCACCTCGCTGGTGCAAATGGGTGGGTTGGACTCGATTGGTATGGCACGCGACAGCCGTGACCATTCGCCTATTGAAGCCAGAAATGAAGCACAGGCGCACTATCTTACCGCCATAGAAAGCAAAAAATTGATCTTCGCCACCGGCGAAGCAGGCTGTGGTAAAACGTGGATAAGCGCCGCAAAAGCGGCAGAGGCCCTGATACACAAGGATGTTGACAGGATTATTGTCACGCGCCCGGTGCTGCAGGCAGATGAGGATTTGGGATTCCTGCCGGGGGATATCTCAGAAAAATTTGCCCCTTATTTCCGACCGGTATACGACGTTCTGGTTAAACGCCTTGGCTCTTCCTTTATGCAGTACTGCCTGCGTCCTGAAATCGGCAAGGTGGAAATTGCGCCGTTTGCCTATATGCGCGGCAGGACGTTTGAAAACGCTGTTGTGATCCTCGATGAGGCGCAGAATGTCACCGCTGCCCAGATGAAAATGTTCTTAACCCGCCTTGGCGAGAACGTCACGGTGATTGTTAATGGCGACATTACCCAGTGTGATTTGCCCGCCCACGTACAGTCCGGGCTTAGCGATGCGCTGGCACGCTTCAGTGAAGATGATATGGTAGGCGTGGTGCGTTTTACTCAACGTGACTGCGTCCGTTCTGAACTGTGCCAGCATGCCTTGCTGGCCTATGGTTAA
- a CDS encoding purine-cytosine permease family protein, with product MSLRSSSSSVEPQSRRLCESRTIDYIPDAERHGRVFSQFTLWFGGNLQITAIVTGALAVVPGGDVVWSLAGLLVGQLVGAALMALHAVQGPRLGLPQMITCRSQFGIYGAAIPLVLACIMYVGFSASGTVLAGQALAHLVNVSDRSGMMIFALIIIVVAMPGYRLIHALGRVASVVGVLAFVYLFARLLLENDLSGLWDNRHFSLPMFLLAVSLASSWQIAFCPYVSDYSRYLPRTVSAHSTFLAVFCGSVLGAQASMTLGVMAAALAGSAFSGNEVGYIVGLGSGGMMALVLYFAICFGKITFTTLNAYGSFLSLATIVCGFRQRAAIGEGMRMLFIVLMVLISCGIAILSQPSFLKSFTHFLLFLLIFFVPWSAINLTDYYFVSRGQLNMAALSDPDGCYGRWNAVGMSTYALGVLVQLPFAANEFYRGVLVGWFAGNDISWLIGWVFTALCWLVVSRWRGETVGCSSR from the coding sequence ATGTCCCTCCGTTCCTCTTCGTCATCGGTTGAGCCGCAGTCACGGCGACTGTGTGAAAGCCGCACGATTGATTATATCCCTGATGCCGAGCGCCACGGCCGGGTATTCAGCCAGTTCACCCTGTGGTTCGGCGGGAATTTACAGATTACCGCCATTGTTACCGGCGCGCTGGCGGTGGTGCCGGGGGGCGACGTGGTGTGGTCGCTGGCAGGGCTGCTGGTGGGGCAGCTGGTCGGGGCGGCGCTGATGGCGCTGCATGCTGTCCAGGGGCCGCGCCTTGGTTTGCCGCAGATGATCACCTGCCGGTCTCAGTTCGGCATTTACGGCGCCGCGATCCCGCTGGTGCTGGCATGCATCATGTACGTTGGCTTTTCCGCCAGCGGCACGGTGCTGGCCGGTCAGGCGCTGGCCCACCTGGTCAACGTCAGCGATCGTAGCGGGATGATGATATTTGCACTGATTATCATTGTGGTGGCCATGCCCGGTTACCGTCTTATCCACGCGCTGGGGAGAGTCGCCAGCGTGGTCGGGGTGCTGGCGTTTGTTTATCTGTTTGCCCGCCTGCTGCTGGAAAACGATCTCAGTGGGCTATGGGATAATCGCCATTTTTCACTGCCGATGTTTTTGCTGGCGGTGTCGCTCGCGTCCTCGTGGCAGATCGCCTTCTGCCCCTACGTGTCAGATTATTCGCGCTATTTGCCGCGCACGGTATCGGCGCACAGCACCTTTCTGGCGGTATTCTGCGGCAGCGTGCTGGGCGCGCAGGCATCAATGACGCTGGGAGTGATGGCGGCGGCGCTGGCCGGAAGTGCGTTCTCCGGTAATGAAGTGGGTTACATCGTTGGGCTGGGGTCCGGCGGAATGATGGCGCTGGTGCTCTATTTTGCCATCTGTTTTGGCAAGATAACCTTCACCACCCTGAACGCTTATGGCAGTTTTCTGTCACTGGCGACGATCGTGTGCGGCTTCCGCCAGCGTGCGGCGATCGGCGAAGGGATGCGGATGCTGTTTATTGTGCTGATGGTGCTGATATCCTGTGGCATTGCCATTTTAAGTCAGCCTTCATTTCTCAAGTCTTTCACCCATTTCCTGCTGTTCCTGCTGATTTTCTTTGTACCCTGGAGTGCGATTAACCTGACGGACTACTATTTTGTCAGCCGCGGGCAGCTGAACATGGCGGCGTTGAGCGATCCTGACGGCTGCTACGGCCGCTGGAACGCGGTGGGGATGAGTACCTACGCCTTGGGCGTGCTGGTTCAGCTGCCGTTTGCCGCTAACGAATTCTACCGCGGGGTGCTGGTGGGATGGTTTGCCGGCAATGATATTTCGTGGCTGATTGGCTGGGTATTTACCGCATTGTGCTGGCTTGTCGTTAGCCGTTGGCGCGGGGAAACGGTGGGCTGCTCCAGCCGGTAG
- the efeU gene encoding iron uptake transporter permease EfeU, which produces MFVPFLIMLREGLEAALIVSLIASYLKRTGRRQWFAAMWAGVFAAVALCLGLGWFINETTGEFPQKQQELFEGLVAVIAVVVLTWMVFWMRKVSRNVKAQLEDAVDSALQKGSNRGWALILMVFLAVAREGLESVFFLLAAFQQDVGYAPPLGAMLGLGVAVVLGMLIYWGGVRLNLASFFKWTSLFIIFVAAGLAAGAVRAFHEAGLWNHFQEVAFDFSQTLSTHSIFGTLLEGLLGYQEAPSVSEVAMWLIYLVPALLLFMMPGRASSSAAPAAR; this is translated from the coding sequence ATGTTTGTCCCGTTTCTTATCATGTTACGTGAAGGGCTTGAAGCGGCGCTGATTGTCAGCCTGATCGCCAGCTACCTGAAACGGACCGGGCGTCGTCAGTGGTTTGCTGCCATGTGGGCTGGCGTGTTCGCCGCTGTCGCCCTGTGTCTGGGGCTGGGCTGGTTTATCAATGAGACCACCGGTGAATTTCCCCAGAAACAGCAGGAGCTGTTCGAAGGTTTGGTCGCCGTCATCGCCGTAGTGGTACTCACCTGGATGGTGTTCTGGATGCGCAAAGTATCACGTAACGTGAAGGCGCAGCTGGAAGATGCGGTTGACAGCGCGTTACAGAAAGGGAGCAACAGAGGCTGGGCGCTGATCCTGATGGTATTCCTCGCCGTTGCGCGTGAAGGTCTTGAATCGGTTTTCTTCCTGCTGGCCGCTTTTCAGCAGGACGTAGGCTATGCGCCGCCGCTGGGGGCGATGCTTGGCTTGGGCGTAGCAGTCGTGCTCGGTATGCTGATTTATTGGGGCGGGGTGCGCCTCAATCTGGCCAGCTTCTTCAAATGGACCAGCCTGTTTATCATCTTCGTCGCCGCAGGGCTGGCAGCAGGCGCCGTGCGCGCCTTCCATGAAGCCGGACTGTGGAACCATTTTCAGGAGGTGGCGTTTGACTTCAGCCAAACCCTCTCTACCCACAGCATCTTTGGCACTTTGTTAGAGGGCCTGCTGGGCTATCAGGAAGCGCCCAGCGTCAGTGAAGTGGCGATGTGGTTAATCTATCTGGTACCTGCACTGCTGTTATTCATGATGCCGGGGCGCGCTTCATCCTCTGCCGCCCCCGCAGCACGCTGA
- the phoA gene encoding alkaline phosphatase: MKHQALALSIISSLICSSAVADIASWHRAARGDITQPGGARRLDIDQTAAIKAALSNSRAKNVILLIGDGMGDSEITAARNYAEGAGGFFKGIDALPLTGQYTHYALDKKTHKPDYVTDSAASATAWATGVKSYNGAIGVDVTGKAHPTLLELAKGAGRATGNVSTAELEDATPAAQIAHVTSRKCYGPVETSELCSTNALENGGKGSIAEQLLNTRADVNFGGGGKTFAETARGGEWQGKTLQAQAKLRGYQLVSDLDGMNSLSSASNEKPVLGLFAVGNMPVRWKGPKASYHGNLAAKPVTCEVNAERPASTPTLAQMTDKAITLLSSHPQGFFLQVEGASIDKQDHAANPCGQIGETVDLDEAVQKALQFARKDGNTLVIVTADHAHSSQIIANDSKAPGLTQTLITKDGSPMTISYGNSEEESQGHTGSQLRIAAYGPHAANVVGLTDQTDLFYTIKAALGMH, translated from the coding sequence ATGAAACACCAAGCCCTGGCACTGTCAATAATAAGTTCACTGATTTGTTCCTCTGCCGTTGCCGATATTGCTAGCTGGCATCGCGCAGCCCGGGGCGATATCACCCAGCCGGGTGGCGCTCGTCGTCTGGACATCGACCAAACCGCAGCGATTAAGGCCGCTCTGAGCAATAGCAGGGCGAAAAATGTCATTTTGCTGATCGGTGATGGCATGGGTGATTCTGAGATCACAGCGGCACGTAACTATGCCGAAGGGGCGGGCGGTTTCTTTAAAGGCATCGACGCACTGCCGCTCACGGGGCAGTACACCCACTATGCACTGGATAAGAAAACGCATAAGCCCGATTACGTCACCGATTCTGCAGCATCGGCCACCGCCTGGGCGACCGGGGTGAAATCCTACAATGGAGCCATCGGGGTTGATGTTACGGGTAAGGCTCATCCTACGCTGCTTGAACTGGCGAAGGGGGCTGGCAGGGCGACCGGCAATGTTTCTACTGCGGAGCTGGAGGACGCAACGCCGGCGGCGCAGATTGCCCATGTCACTTCACGTAAGTGTTATGGCCCGGTAGAAACCAGCGAACTGTGTTCAACCAATGCCCTTGAGAACGGCGGTAAGGGGTCGATAGCGGAACAGCTGTTGAATACACGCGCAGACGTCAATTTCGGCGGCGGTGGAAAAACCTTTGCGGAAACCGCGCGCGGCGGCGAATGGCAGGGTAAAACACTGCAAGCGCAGGCGAAGCTGCGTGGCTATCAGCTGGTCAGCGACCTCGACGGGATGAATTCGCTCAGTAGCGCCAGCAATGAGAAACCGGTACTGGGACTGTTTGCCGTCGGTAATATGCCGGTGCGCTGGAAAGGGCCTAAGGCCAGCTATCACGGTAATCTTGCCGCTAAACCGGTCACCTGTGAAGTCAACGCTGAACGTCCTGCCTCCACGCCAACTCTCGCGCAGATGACCGATAAAGCCATTACGTTACTGAGCAGCCATCCGCAAGGCTTCTTCCTGCAGGTTGAAGGTGCCTCTATTGATAAGCAGGATCACGCGGCGAATCCGTGTGGGCAGATCGGCGAAACGGTCGATTTGGATGAAGCAGTGCAAAAGGCGCTCCAATTCGCCCGCAAAGATGGTAATACATTGGTTATCGTCACCGCCGACCATGCCCACTCCAGCCAGATTATCGCTAACGACAGCAAGGCTCCGGGCCTGACGCAGACGCTGATCACCAAAGACGGCAGCCCGATGACCATCAGTTACGGTAACTCGGAAGAAGAGTCACAGGGGCATACCGGTAGCCAGCTGCGTATTGCTGCGTACGGTCCACATGCGGCGAATGTGGTGGGGCTGACTGACCAGACGGATCTGTTTTATACCATTAAGGCGGCGCTGGGAATGCATTAA